In one Corallococcus sp. EGB genomic region, the following are encoded:
- the map gene encoding type I methionyl aminopeptidase, giving the protein MTTATPRTAPAVLPGPNDACWCGSGSKYKKCHRGADTVEARKRGTDTNRKPVRKGLVSPRRVVPATIARPDYADSLSGRPSRSRNEPDVKSPDVIARMRRACQAAAQVLVETAQHVRVGITTDELDAIAHEAYLKRGGYPSTLNYHKFPKSLCTSVNEVICHGIPDNRALEDGDIVNLDITIYLDGVHGDCSATYLVGNVEPQHQRLVQIARECLDIGIAAVKPGRPISDIGRAVEAHAVKNGTSVVRAYCGHGIGETFHTALQVPHYYEPEADTLMQPGMIFTVEPMINQGHWDHRTWNDDWTVVTADGMRSAQFEHTLLVTDTGAEILTVP; this is encoded by the coding sequence ATGACCACCGCCACCCCCCGAACCGCCCCCGCCGTCCTCCCCGGGCCCAATGACGCCTGCTGGTGCGGCAGTGGCTCCAAGTACAAGAAGTGCCACCGCGGCGCGGACACCGTGGAGGCCCGCAAGCGGGGCACCGACACGAACCGCAAGCCCGTCCGCAAGGGGCTCGTCAGCCCCCGCCGCGTGGTGCCCGCCACCATCGCCCGGCCGGACTACGCGGACTCGCTCAGTGGCCGTCCCTCGCGCTCGCGCAACGAGCCGGACGTGAAGTCGCCGGACGTCATCGCCCGCATGCGCCGCGCCTGCCAGGCCGCCGCGCAGGTGCTGGTGGAGACCGCGCAGCACGTGCGCGTGGGCATCACCACGGACGAACTGGACGCCATCGCGCACGAGGCCTACCTCAAGCGCGGCGGCTACCCCAGCACGCTCAACTACCACAAGTTCCCCAAGTCGCTCTGCACCTCTGTCAACGAGGTCATCTGCCACGGCATCCCCGACAACCGGGCGCTGGAGGACGGCGACATCGTCAACCTGGACATCACCATCTACCTGGATGGCGTCCATGGCGACTGCTCGGCGACGTACCTCGTGGGCAACGTGGAGCCCCAGCACCAGCGCCTGGTGCAGATCGCCAGGGAGTGCCTGGACATCGGCATCGCGGCGGTGAAGCCCGGCCGGCCCATCAGCGACATCGGCCGCGCGGTGGAGGCCCACGCCGTGAAGAACGGCACCAGCGTGGTGCGCGCCTACTGCGGCCACGGCATCGGCGAGACCTTCCACACCGCGCTCCAGGTGCCGCACTACTACGAGCCGGAAGCCGACACCCTCATGCAGCCCGGGATGATCTTCACCGTGGAGCCGATGATCAACCAGGGCCACTGGGACCACCGCACGTGGAACGACGACTGGACCGTCGTCACCGCGGACGGCATGCGCAGCGCGCAGTTCGAGCACACGCTGCTCGTCACCGACACGGGCGCGGAGATCCTCACCGTCCCCTGA
- the pulA gene encoding pullulanase-type alpha-1,6-glucosidase, whose amino-acid sequence MTRALAISGLMAALVPLSSLAAPASVTVIGDLQQGAGCASNNDPTCAQTALTYDAADDKWQGSFNVPAGTWHFKVALDGSLSQTHGGPGGADVVLNQAAAGAVKFYFDANTLYVTSNRSGTIATVAGTLQSKLGCPGDWAPDCLRTLMQDPDGDGIYTFTTKALPAGSYECKVALDEQWTTAYPGSNAAFAVERDGQEMIFTFDSGASKKVTIRAADAPAGNLLLARAHWIARDTLVWSPEVAVPAGTVFKLHTAPTGGMTLGSTGVQGGTAVTLTADAAGLTAAQALRFPNLVGRPVLKLAQADVANAATWLKGQLAVSATNADGVMLDATSVQFAGVLDDLDTYTGPLGATFENGIPTLRLWAPTARSVNLLLFADGSPTSTTTRVPMTAGAQGVWSVTGDASWKSRYFLYEVEVYARKEGKVVTSRVTDPYSVALSINSELSQLVDLADPALAPQGWSTLAKPALEAPEDIVLYELHVRDFSINDKTVPEAERGTFKAFTRDSDGMKHLTRLAKAGLTHVHLLPVFDIATINEDRAQQQHPQGDLVSLPPDSDKQQAAVGAVADLDGFNWGYDPYHYTVPEGSYSTNAQGTTRTVEFREMVQSLNQHGLRVVMDVVYNHTHSSGQDAKSVLDRIVPGYYHRLSDDGNVETSTCCQNTASENAMMEKLLIDSVVTWAKAYKVDGFRFDLMGHHLKSNMVKLRATLDALTVEKDGVDGKAIYVYGEGWDFGEVQNNARGINATQANMAGTGIGTFNDRLRDAARGGGPFSGLQEQGFITGLLSDPNGTSQGTEAEQKDKLLRYSDWIRVGLTGNLKDYSLVDRTGATVTGEGVDYNGAKAGYTLDPQEVITYVSAHDNETLFDAVQLKARRDLPMAERVRMHNLGISLVALGQGIPFFHAGDELLRSKSLDRNSFNSGDWFNQVDWTYQSNNWGVGLPPAQDNSGNWPLFGPLLADAALKPASADILRARDHFEEMLTIRKSSRLFRLRTGDEVKQLVRFENTGPDQIPGLIVMAMQDHGTNAEGKRAIVLFNGTDDAQTFKADGYKSLKLKLHPAQQASTDPVVRTSAYDAATGGFTVPARTTAVFVTDDAVVDPDDPQKPDESDGCNCQSTVPGPLGATSLLMLCGLALKLRRRRA is encoded by the coding sequence ATGACGCGAGCGCTCGCGATCAGCGGGCTGATGGCCGCGCTCGTTCCGCTGTCGTCGCTGGCGGCGCCCGCGTCGGTGACTGTCATTGGCGACCTGCAGCAGGGCGCCGGCTGTGCCAGCAACAACGACCCCACCTGCGCGCAGACGGCGCTGACGTACGACGCGGCGGATGACAAGTGGCAGGGCTCGTTCAACGTGCCGGCGGGCACCTGGCACTTCAAGGTCGCGCTGGACGGTTCGCTGTCACAGACGCACGGCGGCCCCGGCGGCGCGGACGTGGTGCTGAACCAGGCGGCGGCGGGCGCGGTGAAGTTCTACTTCGACGCGAACACGCTGTACGTGACGAGCAACCGCTCCGGCACCATCGCCACGGTGGCGGGCACGCTCCAGAGCAAGCTGGGCTGTCCGGGCGACTGGGCGCCGGACTGCCTGCGCACCCTGATGCAGGACCCGGACGGCGACGGCATCTACACCTTCACCACGAAGGCGCTGCCCGCGGGCAGCTACGAGTGCAAGGTCGCGCTCGATGAACAGTGGACCACCGCCTACCCCGGCAGCAACGCGGCCTTCGCGGTGGAGAGGGATGGCCAGGAGATGATCTTCACCTTCGACTCCGGCGCGTCCAAGAAGGTGACCATCCGCGCCGCGGACGCTCCGGCGGGCAACCTGCTGCTGGCGCGGGCGCACTGGATCGCGCGCGACACGCTGGTGTGGAGCCCGGAGGTCGCGGTGCCCGCGGGCACGGTGTTCAAGCTGCACACGGCGCCCACGGGCGGCATGACCCTGGGCAGCACCGGGGTGCAGGGCGGCACGGCGGTGACGCTGACGGCGGACGCCGCGGGCCTCACCGCCGCGCAGGCGCTGCGCTTCCCGAACCTGGTGGGCCGGCCGGTGCTGAAGCTCGCGCAGGCGGACGTGGCCAACGCGGCCACGTGGCTCAAGGGCCAGCTGGCCGTGTCCGCGACGAACGCGGACGGCGTGATGCTGGACGCCACCAGCGTGCAGTTCGCGGGCGTGCTGGATGACCTGGACACGTACACCGGGCCGCTGGGCGCGACCTTCGAGAACGGCATCCCCACGCTGCGCCTGTGGGCCCCCACCGCCCGGAGCGTGAACCTGCTCCTGTTCGCGGACGGCAGCCCCACGTCCACCACCACGCGCGTGCCCATGACGGCCGGCGCCCAGGGCGTCTGGAGCGTCACGGGCGACGCGTCATGGAAGAGCCGCTACTTCCTCTACGAGGTGGAGGTCTACGCCCGCAAGGAGGGCAAGGTCGTCACCAGCCGCGTCACCGACCCGTACTCGGTGGCCCTCTCCATCAACAGCGAGCTGAGCCAGCTCGTGGACCTGGCGGACCCGGCGCTCGCGCCGCAGGGCTGGAGCACGCTGGCGAAGCCCGCGCTGGAGGCGCCGGAGGACATCGTCCTCTACGAGCTGCACGTGCGCGACTTCAGCATCAACGACAAGACGGTGCCGGAGGCCGAGCGCGGCACGTTCAAGGCCTTCACCCGGGACTCGGACGGCATGAAGCACCTGACCCGGCTGGCGAAGGCGGGCCTGACGCACGTGCACCTGCTGCCGGTGTTCGACATCGCGACCATCAACGAGGACCGCGCTCAGCAGCAGCACCCGCAGGGCGACCTGGTGTCGCTGCCGCCGGACTCCGACAAGCAGCAGGCGGCGGTGGGCGCCGTGGCGGACCTGGACGGCTTCAACTGGGGCTATGACCCGTACCACTACACGGTGCCCGAGGGCAGCTACTCCACCAACGCGCAGGGCACGACGCGCACGGTGGAGTTCCGGGAGATGGTGCAGTCGCTCAACCAGCACGGCCTGCGCGTGGTGATGGACGTGGTCTACAACCACACCCACTCCTCCGGGCAGGACGCCAAGAGCGTGCTGGACCGCATCGTCCCCGGCTACTACCACCGCCTCAGCGACGACGGGAACGTGGAGACGAGCACCTGCTGCCAGAACACCGCGTCCGAGAACGCGATGATGGAGAAGCTGCTCATCGACTCCGTGGTGACATGGGCCAAGGCCTACAAGGTGGACGGCTTCCGCTTCGACCTGATGGGCCACCACCTGAAGTCCAACATGGTGAAGCTGCGCGCCACGCTGGACGCGCTCACCGTGGAGAAGGACGGCGTGGACGGCAAGGCCATCTACGTCTACGGCGAGGGATGGGACTTCGGCGAGGTGCAGAACAACGCGCGCGGCATCAACGCCACGCAGGCCAACATGGCGGGCACGGGCATCGGCACGTTCAACGACCGCCTGCGCGACGCCGCTCGCGGCGGTGGCCCCTTCAGCGGCCTGCAGGAGCAGGGCTTCATCACGGGCCTGTTGTCCGACCCCAACGGCACGAGCCAGGGCACGGAGGCCGAGCAGAAGGACAAGCTCCTGCGCTACAGCGATTGGATCCGCGTGGGCCTCACCGGCAACCTGAAGGACTACTCGCTGGTGGACCGCACCGGCGCGACCGTCACGGGGGAGGGGGTGGACTACAACGGGGCCAAGGCCGGCTACACGCTGGACCCGCAGGAGGTCATCACCTACGTCTCCGCGCACGACAACGAGACGCTCTTCGACGCGGTGCAGTTGAAGGCGCGGCGCGACCTGCCCATGGCGGAGCGCGTGCGCATGCACAACCTGGGCATCTCGCTGGTGGCGCTGGGCCAGGGCATCCCGTTCTTCCACGCGGGCGACGAGCTGCTGCGCTCCAAGTCGCTGGACCGCAACAGCTTCAACTCCGGGGACTGGTTCAACCAGGTGGACTGGACCTACCAGTCCAACAACTGGGGCGTGGGCCTGCCCCCGGCCCAGGACAACTCGGGCAACTGGCCGCTCTTCGGGCCGCTGCTGGCGGACGCCGCGCTGAAGCCGGCGAGCGCGGACATCCTCCGGGCGCGCGACCACTTCGAGGAGATGCTCACCATCCGCAAGAGCTCGCGGCTGTTCCGCCTGCGCACCGGTGACGAGGTGAAGCAGCTGGTGCGCTTCGAGAACACCGGCCCGGACCAGATTCCGGGCCTCATCGTGATGGCCATGCAGGACCACGGCACCAACGCCGAGGGCAAGCGCGCCATCGTGCTCTTCAACGGCACGGATGACGCCCAGACGTTCAAGGCGGACGGGTACAAGTCCCTGAAGCTCAAGCTGCACCCGGCGCAGCAGGCATCCACGGACCCCGTGGTGCGCACGTCCGCGTACGACGCGGCCACGGGCGGCTTCACGGTGCCAGCGCGCACCACCGCGGTGTTCGTCACCGACGACGCGGTGGTGGACCCGGACGACCCGCAGAAGCCGGACGAGTCCGACGGCTGCAACTGCCAGAGCACGGTGCCGGGCCCGCTGGGCGCCACCAGCCTGCTGATGCTGTGCGGCCTGGCGCTGAAGCTGCGCCGCCGCCGGGCGTAA
- a CDS encoding alpha-amylase family glycosyl hydrolase: MLQGLVALCLAGCATAPPTPTKPATESAATQPATPAAPAPAPEPVKEAAPAQPAPEKKEPARPWADEVLYFVVVDRFADGDPTNNEKGDLTAAGTFHGGDLKGLTAHLDELSSLGVTALWVTPLLKQIPGFVTGSGFPDWGYHGYWADDFHALDPRFGTEADFKALVDAAHARGIRVLLDVVYNHPGYDSRYLKDHPDWLRSEGQGTCGSDDVTTCVAGLPDFKTERPEVAKYLMDAQIDWAKRSGVDGFRLDTVKHVAHDFWQEHRRRTRAEISPDFFLLGEVWGGDVQVLAPYFTPDEMDAGFDFAFQGNVLGFIQGRGRAVAFDHYLQSRGKVTPGHHLAHFLSSHDVDGALHQLQGNVPLFRLAATLQLTTSGIPVIYYGEEVGRAGGDWPANRGDMPWGRQAVRPGAGKKRDEALREYYKRLIAIRRAHPALSRGTHAALNTEGDVYVFQRRDEASGDTVVVAVNRGKTKGTASVPWPEGWTGVAEVEDLLNGGRTKAGATLDLALPPLSARILGRVP, from the coding sequence ATGCTCCAGGGCCTTGTCGCCCTGTGTCTGGCGGGGTGCGCCACGGCCCCTCCGACCCCCACGAAGCCCGCGACGGAGTCCGCCGCGACACAGCCCGCCACGCCGGCGGCACCGGCCCCCGCTCCCGAACCCGTGAAGGAGGCCGCGCCCGCGCAGCCTGCTCCGGAGAAGAAGGAGCCCGCGCGGCCCTGGGCGGACGAGGTGCTGTACTTCGTGGTGGTGGATCGCTTCGCGGACGGCGACCCCACCAACAACGAGAAGGGCGACCTGACGGCCGCGGGCACCTTCCACGGCGGCGACCTGAAGGGGCTCACCGCGCACCTGGACGAGCTGTCTTCGCTGGGCGTGACGGCGCTGTGGGTGACGCCGCTGTTGAAGCAGATCCCGGGCTTCGTCACCGGCTCTGGCTTTCCGGACTGGGGCTACCACGGCTACTGGGCGGACGACTTCCACGCGTTGGATCCGCGCTTCGGCACGGAGGCGGACTTCAAGGCGCTGGTGGACGCGGCGCACGCGCGCGGCATCCGCGTGCTCCTGGACGTCGTCTACAACCACCCGGGCTACGACTCGCGCTACCTGAAGGACCACCCGGACTGGCTGCGCTCCGAGGGCCAGGGCACCTGCGGCTCGGATGATGTGACCACGTGCGTGGCGGGCCTGCCGGACTTCAAGACCGAGCGTCCGGAGGTGGCGAAGTACCTGATGGACGCGCAGATTGACTGGGCGAAGCGCTCCGGCGTGGACGGCTTCCGGCTGGACACCGTGAAGCACGTGGCCCACGACTTCTGGCAGGAGCACCGCCGCCGCACGCGCGCCGAAATCTCCCCGGACTTCTTCCTGCTGGGGGAGGTGTGGGGCGGCGATGTGCAGGTGCTGGCGCCGTACTTCACCCCGGACGAGATGGACGCGGGGTTCGACTTCGCCTTCCAGGGCAACGTGCTGGGCTTCATCCAGGGCCGCGGCCGCGCGGTGGCGTTCGACCACTACCTCCAGTCGCGTGGGAAGGTGACGCCGGGCCACCACCTGGCGCACTTCCTGTCGTCGCACGACGTGGACGGGGCGCTGCACCAGCTGCAGGGCAACGTGCCTCTCTTCCGCCTGGCCGCCACGCTGCAGCTCACCACCAGCGGCATCCCGGTCATCTACTACGGCGAAGAGGTGGGCCGCGCCGGCGGTGACTGGCCCGCGAACCGCGGCGACATGCCGTGGGGCAGGCAGGCGGTGAGGCCCGGCGCGGGAAAGAAACGCGACGAGGCGCTGCGCGAGTATTACAAGCGCCTCATCGCCATCCGCCGCGCGCACCCGGCCCTGTCGCGGGGCACGCACGCCGCGCTCAACACGGAGGGCGACGTCTACGTCTTCCAGCGGCGCGACGAAGCATCCGGCGACACGGTGGTGGTGGCGGTGAACCGCGGCAAGACGAAGGGCACGGCGTCGGTGCCGTGGCCGGAGGGCTGGACGGGCGTCGCGGAGGTGGAGGACCTGCTGAACGGAGGGCGGACGAAGGCTGGCGCCACGCTGGACCTGGCGCTCCCGCCGCTGTCCGCGCGCATCCTCGGGCGCGTGCCGTGA
- a CDS encoding ABC transporter ATP-binding protein — protein MAGVSFKDVAKRYGDVSVIEGLNLDIRDHEFMVLVGPSGCGKSTALRMIAGLEEISGGTISIGERAVNALPPKDRDVSMVFQNYALYPHMSVRQNLEFGLKIRKTPKPEMDKLVDEAAEILGISHLLDRKPKALSGGQRQRVALGRAIVRKPAVFLFDEPLSNLDAKLRVQMRSEIKKLQQRLQVTSVYVTHDQIEAMTMGHRIAVMKDGKLQQLGTPLEVYEKPVNVFVAQFIGTPPINMLTATLDADGASLTGDGFRLPVPQKLRAATAGKGGRKVKVGLRPDNILPAGSSARGESAAAEARVELVEPLGNELIVHARLGDNPLVFRLPPQATPEPGAAIAVTVELESLHLFDAESELRLSV, from the coding sequence ATGGCCGGCGTGTCGTTCAAGGACGTGGCGAAGCGGTACGGGGACGTGTCGGTCATCGAGGGGCTCAACCTCGATATCCGCGACCATGAGTTCATGGTGCTCGTGGGGCCGTCCGGTTGCGGCAAGTCCACGGCGCTCCGGATGATCGCCGGCCTGGAGGAGATCTCCGGGGGCACCATCTCCATCGGTGAGCGCGCGGTGAACGCGCTGCCCCCGAAGGACCGGGACGTCTCCATGGTGTTCCAGAACTACGCGCTCTATCCGCACATGTCCGTGCGGCAGAACCTGGAGTTCGGCCTCAAGATCCGCAAGACGCCCAAGCCGGAGATGGACAAGCTGGTGGACGAGGCGGCGGAGATCCTCGGCATCTCGCACCTCCTGGACCGCAAGCCCAAGGCGCTGTCCGGCGGCCAGCGCCAGCGCGTGGCCCTGGGCCGCGCCATCGTGCGCAAGCCGGCGGTGTTCCTCTTCGACGAGCCGCTCTCCAACCTGGACGCGAAGCTGCGCGTGCAGATGCGCTCGGAGATCAAGAAGCTGCAGCAGCGGCTCCAGGTCACGTCCGTCTACGTCACGCACGACCAGATCGAAGCGATGACCATGGGCCACCGCATCGCGGTGATGAAGGACGGCAAGCTCCAGCAGCTGGGCACCCCGCTGGAGGTCTACGAGAAGCCGGTCAACGTGTTCGTGGCGCAGTTCATCGGCACGCCGCCCATCAACATGCTCACCGCCACGCTGGACGCGGACGGCGCGTCACTCACCGGCGACGGCTTCAGGCTGCCGGTGCCGCAGAAGCTGCGCGCCGCGACGGCGGGCAAGGGCGGCCGCAAGGTGAAGGTGGGCCTGCGCCCGGACAACATCCTGCCCGCGGGCAGCTCCGCGCGCGGCGAGTCCGCGGCCGCGGAGGCGCGCGTGGAGCTGGTGGAGCCCCTGGGCAACGAGCTCATCGTGCACGCCCGCCTGGGGGACAACCCGCTGGTCTTCCGCCTGCCGCCGCAGGCGACCCCGGAGCCCGGTGCCGCCATTGCCGTGACGGTGGAGCTGGAGTCCCTGCACCTCTTCGACGCTGAATCCGAGCTGCGGCTTTCCGTTTGA
- a CDS encoding extracellular solute-binding protein produces the protein MTHLRTLLAALCLCAVGLLPVPSFAATELVLWHAYRAEEKAALEKVVAEYNKANEGKVKVTTLAVPYDAYADKISATVPRGKGPDLFIFAQDRLGGWIEAGNTVEPIDFFLDDATKKRFIPTTMEAMTYRGTAYGLPLNYKVITLIYNKKLVPTPPKTSGEMVTMAKKLTDAKAGRFGLAYAYNDFYYHAAVMNGFGGGVFDAKSAPTLNSPANVKSVEQVLKWKNKDGILPAEPSSALITSLFNEGKAAMVFSGPWFLGEVSKDVDYGLARLPTLDENKGTPMKPWMTVEGVYVAAPSKNKEAAYDFAKFLTDAGPGRTLALEGRQSPANQEVYKDAKVAADPLLKAMKDQVDVAVPMPNLPEMSMVWTPATSAMNTVFKNTATPKAALDAAQKSVAKDVAGLRKK, from the coding sequence ATGACGCACCTGCGAACGTTGCTCGCGGCCCTCTGTCTGTGCGCAGTCGGCCTGTTGCCCGTCCCGTCCTTCGCCGCCACGGAGCTGGTGCTCTGGCACGCCTACCGCGCGGAGGAGAAGGCCGCGCTGGAGAAGGTGGTCGCCGAGTACAACAAGGCCAATGAAGGCAAGGTGAAGGTCACCACGCTGGCGGTGCCCTACGACGCCTACGCGGACAAGATCAGCGCCACCGTGCCGCGCGGCAAGGGCCCGGACCTCTTCATCTTCGCGCAGGACCGCCTGGGCGGCTGGATTGAAGCGGGCAACACGGTGGAGCCCATTGACTTCTTCCTGGATGACGCGACGAAGAAGCGCTTCATCCCCACGACGATGGAGGCGATGACCTACCGCGGGACGGCTTACGGCCTGCCGCTGAACTACAAGGTCATCACGCTCATCTACAACAAGAAGCTGGTCCCCACGCCGCCCAAGACATCCGGCGAGATGGTGACGATGGCCAAGAAGCTCACTGACGCGAAGGCGGGCCGCTTCGGCCTCGCGTACGCGTACAACGACTTCTACTACCACGCGGCGGTGATGAACGGCTTCGGCGGCGGCGTGTTCGACGCGAAGAGCGCCCCCACGCTGAACTCGCCCGCCAACGTGAAGTCGGTGGAGCAGGTCCTCAAGTGGAAGAACAAGGACGGCATCCTCCCCGCGGAGCCCTCCAGCGCGCTGATCACCTCGCTCTTCAACGAGGGCAAGGCCGCGATGGTGTTCTCCGGCCCGTGGTTCCTGGGCGAGGTCTCCAAGGACGTGGACTACGGCCTGGCCCGGCTGCCCACGCTGGATGAGAACAAGGGCACGCCGATGAAGCCCTGGATGACGGTGGAGGGCGTGTACGTGGCCGCCCCGTCGAAGAACAAGGAAGCGGCGTACGACTTCGCGAAGTTCCTCACCGACGCGGGCCCCGGCAGGACGCTGGCCCTGGAGGGCCGCCAGAGCCCGGCCAACCAGGAGGTCTACAAGGACGCGAAGGTGGCCGCGGATCCGCTGCTCAAGGCGATGAAGGACCAGGTGGACGTGGCGGTGCCCATGCCCAACCTGCCGGAGATGTCCATGGTCTGGACCCCGGCCACCAGCGCGATGAACACCGTGTTCAAGAACACCGCCACCCCCAAGGCGGCGCTGGACGCGGCCCAGAAGAGCGTGGCGAAGGACGTCGCCGGTCTGCGCAAGAAGTAA
- a CDS encoding carbohydrate ABC transporter permease gives MSQNASQQPPSAAGAPTPARVSPNDSAPGPATSGPAGRAGGYRGRVLVGLALALGVSLVLAHGLLARANQERAAEREQRTSTVSLLGLADLVQRAGGSSDGVKAVVAGWPGVPGSSVRVIAFSGIKLEASTFPDDTGDKAAPRRLSREEKPLYDRGQRLRAAVETNREEGGARKPEVESELLDNGASRLLSAPVEVDGQVVGSVEALTPVVVKGEAPSWTPVLLAFLLPLAACAAAVFALSRQGVRVAVAAALFLAGLGGYTVYSLRALDAELRATEDAVSAELRTRGEKAQALIAANNLNAEPALKPGAWDADSMRRPLGRLTESGAPDEGKLAAQGAQVRGNATKALGTLGVLGLAVLLFIGLGALHRAAATAVEYRQAYAYILPAMVGMVVLVFFPFAYGITLSFTDANLYNSSQPLSELWVGFRNYVDILGDFSFAKTAADGSLVFNYLNFYYTLLFTIVWTVTNVTIGVTVGLLLALALNVPNLKMRPVYRVLLILPWAMPNYITALIWKGMFHQQFGVVNHVIRMFGGEGLAWFDSPLTSFFTALATNGWLSFPFMMVVSLGALQSIPAELYEAARVDGASRWQQFTAITLPALKPALVPAVILSVVWTFNMFNIIFLVTGGDPGGSTEILVTQAYKFAFERYRHGYAAAYSTVIFGILLLYSMVQNRMSRATEAA, from the coding sequence GTGAGCCAGAACGCCTCCCAGCAGCCCCCTTCCGCGGCCGGCGCCCCCACGCCGGCCCGCGTCTCTCCGAACGATTCAGCGCCGGGCCCTGCGACTTCGGGACCCGCTGGCCGTGCGGGCGGCTACCGGGGGCGCGTGCTGGTGGGGCTCGCGCTGGCGCTGGGCGTGTCCCTGGTCCTGGCGCACGGCCTGCTCGCGCGCGCCAACCAGGAGCGCGCGGCCGAGCGCGAGCAGCGCACGTCCACCGTGTCCCTGCTGGGGCTGGCGGACCTGGTGCAGCGCGCGGGCGGCTCCAGCGACGGCGTGAAGGCCGTGGTGGCGGGCTGGCCGGGCGTGCCGGGGAGCTCCGTGCGCGTCATCGCCTTCAGCGGCATCAAGCTGGAGGCGTCCACCTTCCCGGATGACACCGGGGACAAGGCGGCGCCGCGCCGGCTGTCGCGCGAGGAGAAGCCGCTGTACGACCGGGGCCAGCGCCTGCGCGCCGCGGTGGAGACGAACCGCGAGGAGGGCGGCGCGCGCAAGCCGGAGGTGGAGTCCGAGCTGCTCGACAACGGCGCGAGCCGCCTGCTCTCCGCGCCCGTGGAGGTGGACGGGCAGGTGGTGGGCTCCGTGGAGGCCCTCACTCCGGTGGTGGTGAAGGGAGAGGCGCCGTCGTGGACGCCGGTGCTGCTGGCCTTCCTGCTGCCCCTGGCGGCGTGCGCGGCGGCGGTGTTCGCGCTGTCGCGCCAGGGCGTGCGCGTGGCGGTGGCGGCGGCGCTGTTCCTGGCGGGCCTGGGGGGCTACACCGTCTATTCGCTGCGCGCGCTGGACGCGGAGCTGCGCGCGACGGAGGACGCGGTCAGCGCGGAGCTGCGCACGCGCGGCGAGAAGGCCCAGGCGCTCATCGCCGCCAACAACCTCAACGCGGAGCCCGCGCTGAAGCCGGGCGCATGGGACGCGGACTCGATGCGCCGCCCGCTGGGCCGGCTGACGGAGTCCGGCGCGCCGGATGAGGGCAAGCTCGCGGCGCAGGGCGCCCAGGTGCGCGGCAACGCGACGAAGGCGCTGGGCACGCTGGGCGTGCTGGGGCTCGCGGTGCTGCTGTTCATCGGCCTGGGCGCGCTGCACCGCGCGGCGGCCACGGCGGTGGAGTACCGGCAGGCCTACGCCTACATCCTGCCCGCCATGGTGGGCATGGTGGTGCTGGTGTTCTTCCCCTTCGCCTACGGCATCACGCTGTCGTTCACGGACGCCAACCTCTACAACAGCAGCCAGCCGCTGTCGGAGCTGTGGGTGGGCTTCCGCAACTACGTGGACATCCTGGGCGACTTCAGCTTCGCGAAGACGGCGGCGGACGGCTCGCTGGTCTTCAACTACCTGAACTTCTACTACACGCTGCTCTTCACCATCGTGTGGACGGTCACGAACGTGACCATCGGCGTGACGGTGGGCCTGCTGCTCGCGCTGGCCCTCAACGTGCCGAACCTGAAGATGCGGCCGGTGTACCGCGTGCTGCTCATCCTGCCGTGGGCCATGCCCAACTACATCACCGCGCTCATCTGGAAGGGCATGTTCCACCAGCAGTTCGGCGTGGTGAACCACGTCATCCGGATGTTCGGCGGCGAGGGGCTCGCCTGGTTCGACTCCCCCCTCACGTCGTTCTTCACGGCGCTGGCCACCAACGGCTGGCTGTCCTTCCCGTTCATGATGGTGGTGTCGCTGGGCGCGCTGCAGTCCATCCCCGCGGAGCTGTATGAAGCGGCGCGCGTGGACGGCGCCAGCCGGTGGCAGCAGTTCACCGCCATCACGCTGCCCGCGCTGAAGCCCGCGCTGGTGCCGGCGGTCATCCTGTCGGTGGTGTGGACCTTCAACATGTTCAACATCATCTTCCTGGTGACGGGCGGCGACCCGGGTGGCTCCACCGAGATCCTGGTCACCCAGGCCTACAAGTTCGCCTTCGAGCGCTACCGCCACGGCTACGCGGCGGCGTACTCCACCGTCATCTTCGGCATCCTGCTGCTCTACAGCATGGTGCAGAACCGCATGAGCCGCGCCACGGAGGCCGCGTAG